Sequence from the Populus nigra chromosome 17, ddPopNigr1.1, whole genome shotgun sequence genome:
CGAAtcttattttcctttattttttactatgtccgaatttagttattatattatatctAATTCATGCTTTGAATTGAATATATGGCACGTACTATGtctgaatttaaattaaatttgattgggAGTGATGTAATAGTTACTCTTTGaaatgccttttattttaaaatatattaaaataatattttttttatttttttaaaattatttttgatatcagtatatcaaaataataaatataaaaaaaatattaatttaaaataaaaaataaaattttttattttcaaaatataataccGAACACATTTTATCTAATTCATGCTTCTCCTTTAGTTTGAATTGAATAGATTGCACGTAATATGTCGCAAACCGCAACATTTGtttttaagcataaaaaatactatttaggTGTACAATTgtcttctaaaaaattaaaaaatcaagaaaagtcATAACCACTATCtctaatttaagttttattttcttaaaaaaaaccataataattttattctgAGTgtatctaaaaacatattaataataaatacatgTGCATTGTTGCAAGACACGTAGCATCAAACCTAGTTAAGCTAGTTATCCTTGAGTCTTTTGACTCAAACTCATATCtagttttaaaatcaaattgtgAGAGGGTTAACTTCTAATTCAATCTAATTatccaatctaaaaaaaatataaaaaatagtaaaaaatatggCTCGAGTAAAAAAGTTtctaagcttttttttaatattgaaatggtgtttttttttaaatattgagatggtACAGATGAgaccaaatattattttaaacatgaaaaattaaatcagagaaaaaaaagtctaGATGACAAAAAACAAACCCAAGTGCAtggatctaaaaataatttagacaaccaataataataatacaatttgaatttaaaaaaaataaattcaaggtgACTAAAAACTTtgtaaaaatgaaattgaaaccaATTAATCATTCATAAACTAAAATGAAACATATTATGACCCAAAACAAACCAATTGCTTTACAAGAAAATTTTCAAtgtggtattttaaaaaaaaacctatcgagacaaaaacatattatatcaATCCAGATTTTACTatttaacccgtcaaacccgtaATATCAGTCATATACTTTACCAAGTTTAAtaagttttccttttttaaaaaatatatcttttacctaaatatgtgataaaaaaaattattttttttcaaaaaagctaaagaatgaagttgaaagaaagaaaagttttaaatgatattttttcaaaaaaaattaataatattggaTCAGGGCTTTATAGGCTAGGTTTACGCGCttgaacttgatttatttttttaatgggcaAACctagtctttttttaaaaaaataatcagacaAACGACACTCGTTTGTCTGATCAAATTCTAGCCACTCCGTGGTGATTGGAAAATCAggacatattttattttattctaaaaattctttttttaactcgTTTTCACCCAATAAACACCCTTACAaacataaagtaaaaaaaaaactcaatttatcaacctaaaaaaactccaaaaacaacatgaaaacaaaaaaaatcaaattagttaaaatctttctttctcagacttgatttgtttttcgaGGTACTATTAAGGTTCAAATCAGCCATCCTCAAGCCCTTCTTATCAAATGAAActcgttaatattaaaattgatttttttatgattgaaatcGATATTAATCgatgattttctctctcatctttcATATTaaggattgaaaaaaataaaaataaatttttaaatcaaattgaattttcaaaaaatataaaaattgttaaGATTGAAAAATGAAAGTAAAAGGATGAACATAACTATTTTAGTTAGATTTTAGATTGACATAAGTTTTCCGTGTTTTATGCTTTGATCCCttattaggtttttatttttttaacaaattttgattaattagaCATGAAAAAATgtgagtgaaaaaaaattaaaaactaaattaaaaaaataataataacaagttcgatgccttttagttttttcattgattttatgatttcaaataaagatttattaaattcagCTAACTAAGAATATGTTATTAAAAAGTGTGCCTcttaacaagttttttaaaaatattaagatattttttgcGATATATAACTCTTAAAGTGTCACTccgaattttaattaatttttgaaaaggtATTATACGATGTGGATTTCTAATAATCTCCAAATTGGCAATACCTAATTTCatggacaaaaaaagaaagaaagaatattaCTGTGAATTATTAAATGGCACAAACAATAGGTACCAAACAATTCTACTCTATTCTCTCttataattacaaaacaacCCTAAGAAACTATCAATGTTCCCAACATACCCTTCAATAAAAACCCATAACCAGCCTCCATTTCTCCCAGGGTTCTCTTGCCCCTCGCTCGAAACCCCGAAACTGTAGTCGAAGGAGCTTTCTCTCCTGCCTTTTCCCCACGATTTCCTCGCCGCAAGAGACACTCCATTCAACAAGTAagaaatttacttttcaaaattttcactgtttatttgtttcttgataATGGGATATTTGTgctgataaaatatttcttgattttttattttgcttgttCTGGATTTTTGCAGTTTGTTTTACCAATAATGCACGTAGTGAAAGAATGGGAAGTGGGAGTTTGTTGTGGAATTTGACAAAGAAATATTTAACAGTTGGGGTCATAGGGCTAACCATTACAGACCGATATGCTAGTATTGTTCCGGTACGAGGTGGCTCTATGTCTCCTACGTTTAATCCTAGGACCAATACAGTTTTGGGGTCATTAggtaatacttttttattttttggaagtttAATGATATAAGTGGTTTTTTTCAATGCTGATTTGGGATTATTGTTTTGAGTGCAGATGACCGTGTTTTGATCGAGAAGTTTTGCCTTGCAAAGTACAAATTTTCGCATGGCGACGTGGTAGTTTTTCGGTAGGTGTTTTCGTGGATTTTGCTTGGATTGTGTTTCTGTCATAGTTAGAACCCATGCTTTATTCTTGTTGTGATGTGAATTTGTCTTTGGATGATTCTTGAAGCTGTAGTTTAGAATGGAGGAAATTTAAGGTCTTATTGCATTTTGGAATCTTTAAATCATTTTGGTTATACCCCATTTGAACTGTCAGTAAGGAAGGAGTGAATTCAGGGTTCTTGGTTGGGGTTTTGTTGACAGGAAAATCCATTAGTGGCATATGGAGGCATTAGGCTGGCCATGCCGGGCAATTAGTGGTTCAAGAGCAGTTTACTGATGACTAAGCAGTATCATTCTTCTCTTGTTTACTGATGAATCAGGCTCTTTGGACTGATGAATAATTAGTGTCATAACTCTTCTTTGCCTAATATGAATCTTTGGATCTGATTGAAACTGGCTTTCATCTGTGTCACAGTCTATTTACATTGTCATGTTGGCTGTTTCATTATTCAGCTTAAAATAGTGTATATTTTACAACATTGTGATGCTTTGAAAGGTCTGGTCATATAGCATAGATATATTCATGCAGAATTTCTATATAGAAAATCTGACATGTAGTTATTTTTGCATCCTTTTGTAGCTCCCCAAGTGATCACAAGCAGAAACTCATTAAGAGAATTATTGGCTTACCTGGTGACTGGATGGGGACTCCTCAAAATGATGTGGTCAAGATTCCAGAAGGACACTGTTGGGTTGAGGGAGACAATCCAGCATCTAGCATGGATTCAAGAAGTTTTGGCCCAGTAAGTTATTTGTGCAACTATAATCATACATAGCTTCTACAAGGGTTTGACTTTTTCGATGACGAATCTGAGCATGCTTAACTGGTTTAACTGGAGTACCTTGCAAAATCTGTGTTATACTGCTGGTATTTTGTGCTTGCTATCTGATTTGAAGGAGCCTATTCCTTGCAGATTCCTTTGGGTTTAGTTCAGGGAAGGGCTACGACCATTGTATGGCCTCCTCACAGAATATGCCAGGTTGAGAGAAGAATCTTTGAAGACAGATTTTCCCCCTCCGCATGAACTTCCAGTAACAGTTCTCTTCTTGTGCGGGATCACAAATTCTCAAGTTTTTCCCGAGTCCCGTTTCAACATTCCTTTATGGAATCATGTTGCCTATTTGCTTTCCACCCTTTGTTGTGTGGCTTCACTGCAACCAAAACCGGTTCTCTACATTCCTTACTGAGAATCacaattatttgaaatattcaGTGTATTGACAACTTAGCAAAAATCCAAATGGACTAGAGTGCATTTTTGAAGAGAAGGAAAGTTTTTACAATTTCTATATCCTTGTGCAAGTTCAATTTCGGTGTTTTGTATTCCAATGCCAGGTCTTCCGAATTAGGATCCTGAGATGTTACCTAGCAAGCTCTTTCGTCTCAAGCTTAGATGTGAAGCAAATTGGCATCCAGGGGCCATCAACATGTTTGTGTTTTAACACACTGTATTCTCCTGTTTCTGCAGCTGTGTCCATAATGGGCTTGGATGTCTCATGCCCTTGGGTAGTCACATCTTGGGCTTACCAAAAGCCCAATTGAAGCAAGCCTAATGTTGACATTTCCTTTtgagttttcatcatctcaagcTTATTAAACTCGTTTTCCATTAAAATCTCATATCATAAACATGATTATAAGACCTAAACTAGGTTTGATTTAGCCCCGGGTTCAGGTTACAAGTTTAGTTTAGAGGGTTAACTCATGAAGTTATGATGAAACTTAACTCTATTTAAGTTTTAGATTAGTGGTTGGATGAGCTGTTATTGGATTGACTTTACTGTCAAACTTAACTGGGTTTTGCAAGAATGACATGATATTAACATGATAATCCAAAGAATGTAATTAAGGAGAGAGTGGAAGGATAAATTTGCAGAGAGGTCGGTTAAAAAAGGCAAGTAACTAATAACACTAAAACCGAGGGCCACCATTGGCAAAAATTCCCATAAAGCAACTTaacaaatatcataattttgtaGGCCCAAAAGTACCTCCCTCCCATATCACAGATTTTGCTTGCTTTTGTAGTATTTAAAGAGCAGAAGTCACATACACGAAGTCATAATTTCTCACACTCGTCACAGCCTTCTTCGTTTTCCTCTTTCCCTAAAAAACTGCTGGTAAGCTCAACAAAAGCccactcttcttttctcttcctcttTTATTTCACCCTCTATATATCTACGTAGTTTGTTCTTCGATTCATGCAGTTTTAACCTTCTTTTTGTTAATTCATGCATGTTCTTGATTCtggcctttttttatttacatttttgtgTGGTTtcgttgaaaaagaaaatcaagaaagtaAGACTATATTGACTCAAGAAAGAAAATGGGGAGGCTATTTCTGGTGGATCTTGAAGGACGCTCTTATAGCTGCAAGCACTGCCGCACTCCTCTTGCTCTCAAAGCCGACGTCATCTCTAaggttcttttctcttttcactgttACTTGGCATGGTTCTGCTATGTAATATGCAAGTTTTATGGTTTATAAGCTTATGTCAAGTGTCTTCTTCTTGCGTTACGCTGTGAAGTTGACATAAAGAAATGTCGAAGAAGACCGATTGCTATGTATTGGTGAATCTTGGAAAAGTAAATTGGCTGAATTACAAGAACTGGAACAGTGTGTGCTTTATGTATTCGTTTTCTGTTTGAAGTAGGAGAGAGCAACAACTATGATTCAGCCTTCTTGGATTTTCCATTTGCCTGTTACGTATTTTGGGATATATTTATTGGGTTCTTGCTGTTGAATAATGTTTGAATTAGTAGGGAATTCTTCCTTTATCGTATATGACTGATAAACAGAATCTGATGTATCAGTATGTGTCCCCTAAGATCATGtgtagataatttttttgttaataattatcTAGGGCCTCGACATGTAAGTTGATTATGATTGTAATCTTGGCTTCCTTCTTGCGGTTCCCAAAATGAAAACCCatcttttaattgttcttttttctcattttggcATCTGATATGAAGATTGAGTAGCCACATCCAAATGTATTATTGGATTAACTGGCAGCACCATATAGATtctaattctttgttttatttccaGTATTTCTGCTCCAGGAATAGAAGGGCATATCTTTTCTATAACGTGTAAGTGTTCCTGATTATGGAATCCAATAGAACTTTGACTTCATATTATGATAATTGGCTCTGACTGTTTGCTTTTTGGTTTGGTATTGATCAAACTCGTGCACGCATCTTGACAAGACAAAGTGCTTAATATTAGTGTTAAATCTTCTGCAAagttctttcatcttttttggAACTTCCTTGTTGACTTCAATGGAAGGCCTTTTCCGTTCTTGTTTGTTGTTAGATATGAGAGATCTTTAATGTTAGTTATTGTAGCATGAAGGAGACAGATAAAAGATTATGCTGTTTTGTTAGTGATTAAAGCTTGATTTATGAGAAAATATAGAGTACAAGGGGAAAAAATGTATAACGTAGTTGCTatgtttaaagaaaacaaaaatacagtGCACATATGTATGGTCTCATGCTTATATCATTTTATAAACTATGTGTGCTGTAATTGCCACTTCTATGTCTCATTTTGCTTTCACAATGATGACAGTGAGAATGTCACCTTTGGACCGAGAGAAGATCGAATGATGATAACTGGAAAGCACACTGTGGCTGACATATACTGTGTTGTTTGTGGGTCAATTCTGGGGTGGAAATATGTAAGATCTGGCTTTCTTAGAAGCTATGGATTGTGTATTTCGTATCAACTGATTGTTGCATCAGTTATTTATTTTCAGCCTTTGTTTGATGCGTTAATGTTTGATGCTTGTAGATATATGCATATGTGAAGGCTCATAAGTACAAGGAAGGTTGGTTTGTCATTGAAAGGTGCCTATTACTACTGTCTTTGGTGGTTGAATTATCGATTTCCGTGTTTTGATGCTGACCATTACTGTGGAGCAGGTGCAAGGTGTTGAATCCTGCCGGAACTCCCTATGAGGCCATTCAAGAAGCTCAGGTTGGTCACCAAGCTCCGAATGGTCAAGAAACTTGGATGGCCCAAGAAGCTCAGGCTGGTGGAGGAATTGATGTTGATAATGCTTGATTAGTTAGTTTGTAGAATGTTAGTCTTTTTAAGTGTACATTCTCTGCTCCCTTTGATGATGACCAAACCTACTAACTGGCTCCTTTGGTAAAGAAGCTCAGATTGGCTTCTTTTTTAGATGACACAAACTGGATTGTTGACTGACCCATTTCACGATTAGCATTAGAATTTTGTCTGCGATTTTCAATTGTTTAGTAATGAAAGTTCATGGAGAGATAAGGTCTGTTTTTTGCCAAGTTTCAGCCTTTCTATCGAAGTTGAATACTGTCATCACCTTGACCTATAAGTTACAGTCAAACACTCTGCTCAGATGGGAGAGTTTGCACACTGACAGTCTCTTATTATCCGCAAGAACATGCTTACACTGCAATTCTCACTGGAACATTGCTCTTCCTGTCCTGGAATTTGAAACTGCCCTCTTCAGGAATTATAACTGTTGGCTGGATATTAGTGGAGCCCATGTCCGATTCTAGGTTGAAAGAGGCCAGAACAGCCACATGTGGATTCATATGTAAAGGTTTCAAATTGTTTGGAGACTGCAAAATGCTGTCATGAGAAGAGAGCATGTGCCCTTGTCAAGACATTCTTCTGCTGCCATTCCTTGCacaaacagaaaaaatataataagaaaaacagaAAGTACAAACAATATAAAATGCTATCTTATCAtgtaaaaactttaatttaaaattttattatagaatatttttcatttcaagtaGTTTGTTGAAATACAAACTAAAAACctctatttatattaattttaagtttatttctaaaaatcctaataaataattatagagtTATTCAAAGAATTcctaaaataggaaaaaatagaattaccacgcggaatatttgattttttaagactaaataggaaaaaaaataaaaacataaaaaagaaaaatatttttctaaacttaatataaatataaataactaagaaaatatataatttatctaaAAGTCCTACTAAACCAATCTTTCTAAGTTGAAGAGAATTTGTTCAAATTGATCTTGTTTCAATCTTATAGATATCCAATTAAGACCTTTTAATCCTTTTAacaattttagatattaattttagtttcttATATATCCAAaccttttttaaagtttaaaaactCATGGAGGATGGAAGGTTATATATTGACCATGTAAATCATAATATTAACTACCTCAACCTAAAATGTTAAAGATAATTCAAAATGATACCTCATTTTTCTAGCTTATTCATGGATGATCCTATTCATACACACAACAACACCATTTTATTACAATGTACCCATAATAgtctttttcattttacatAACAATAATTCTTAAATCCTCCATCAATATGCTCTCCTTCATTTCTAAAAGCTTTACAATATACCTTCTTGTTGAAGCATTGATGAAGGTAACATAATATCAAAAGTCTCCAACAAAAGCCACTAGAGAAGGCCTCTATACTTGTTCCAACTTCAATAGCTTTTTCTTTAATAGAAGTAACTTCATCCCTTTTTAACTCATATGATTGAGTTTATAGTTCCATAATTCTTCTTGATTTTGAGCTTTAGTAATAATAATGGTATCTTTTGATCCTAAGATCATATACAATGTATCAATTTTCTTGCCTCGAgccaaaactatttttcatttagagacttttcatatattttttcaaaaaatatgttaaatgaCCATTTTCATCAAGTCATCTCatagaaattaaattcttttttcgaTTTAACAACACGTCTCACTTGCTGCAAATTTCATACGAAACCATTCAGTAACTTGCTTTTCACATATTTAAGCTTATTAACATTTAATGATTCTCTATTAGCCAGGTCCACACCATAATCATCATCAATATAATCCTATAAGATTTCTTGGTGTAGAGTAGTATGGAACAAAGTTTGTGGGTCAAGAACCCCAAATCATTCAGTAACTTTTAATCATAAGATCATATACAAGGTATCAATTTTCTTGCCTCGAGCCAAAACTATTTCTCATTTAGAgacttttcatatattttttcaaaaaatatgttaaatgaCCATTTTCATCAAGTCATCTcatagaaattgaatttttttttcggtttagcAACACGTCTCACTTGCTGCAATTTTCATATGAAACCATTCAGTAACTTGCTTTTCACATATTTAAGCTTATTAACATTTAATGATTCTCTATTAGCCAGGTCCACACCATAATCATCATCAATATAATCCTATAAGATTTCTTGGTGTAGAGTAGTATGGAACAAAGTCCGTGGGTCAAGAACCCCAAATCATTCAGTAACTTTTAATCATAAGATCATATACAagatatcaattttcttgcatcGAGCCAAAACTATTTCTCATTTAGAGACTTTTcatatcttttttcaaaaaatatgttaaatgaCCATTTTCATCAAGTCATctcatagaaattaaatttttttcatgtttagcaACACGTCTCACTTGCTGCAATTTTCATACGAAACCATTCAGTAACTTGCTTTTCACATATTTAAGCTTATTAACATTTAATGATTCTTTATTAGCCAGATCCACACCATAATCATCACCAATATAATCCTATAAGATTTCTTGGTGTAGAGTAGTATGGAACAAAGTCCGTGGGTCAAGAACCCCAAATCATTCAGTAACTTTTAATCATAAGATCATATACAagatatcaattttcttgcatcGAGCCAAAACTATTTCTCATTTAGAGACTTTTcatatcttttttcaaaaaatatgttaaatgaCCATTTTCATCAAGTCATctcatagaaattaaattttttttcggTTTAGCAACACGTCTCACTTGCTGCAATTTTCATACGAAACCATTCAGTAACTTGCTTTTCACATATTTAAGCTTATTAACATTCAATGATTCTCTATTAGCCAGGTCCACACCATAATCATCACCAATATAATCCTATAAGATTTCTTGGTGTAGAGTAGTATAGAACAAAGTCCGTGGATCAAAAACCCCAAATCATTCAGTAACTTTTAATCATAAGATCATATACAagatatcaattttcttgcctCGAGCCAAAACTATTTCTCATTTAGAgacttttcatatatttttttcaaaaaatatgttaaatgaCCATTTTCATCAAGTCATCTCatagaaattaaattctttttttggtttagcAACACGTCTTACTTGCTACAATTTTCATACAAAATCATTCAATAACTTGCTTTTCACATATTTTAAACTCATAACATTCAATAGTTCTCTATCAACTAGGTCCACACCATAATCACCATCAACATAATTCTATAAGATTTCTTAGTGTAGAGTAGTATAGAACAAAGTCCGTGGGTCAAGAACCTCAAATCATCCAGTAACTTTTGATCATAAGATAATATAAAAGGTATCAATTTTCTTGCCTCGAGTCAAAACTATTTCTCATTTAGAAAgacttttcatatattttttcaaaaaatatgttaaatgaCCATTTTCATCAAGTCATCTCatagaaattaaattcttttttttcggTTTAGCAACACATCTCACTTGCTTCAAATTTCATACGAAATCATTCAGTAACTTGCTTATCATATATTTCAAGCTCATAACATTCAATGGTTGTCTATCAGTCACGTCCACATCATAATCATCACCAACATAATTCCATAAGATTTCTTAGTCTAGAGTAATTAATATGGAACAAAGTCTGTGGGTCAAGAACCCTAAATCATCAACCAGAATATGAATAACAAGAATTAGAGCGCCATGTACTTTCTTAGTAGCAGCCTTTACATAATTTTCCTCGGCTCTTTTTGGATGTGTAATTTCTCATAAGATGATCAAATTTGTCATAATCTAACAAATATCTTGTTTGGTGggctttgatttatttttattcataaatctAGATTTTGATTTGTCTCTATTTGAGCTTTTATCTCCTTTTTTCCCAAagtactaatattaaatgatttttatctatttaaaaagttataaaccTATTAGAGATatataatacatcaaaattatatttcataataaaaCTACAAACTTAAGATTCTTTGTGTGCAAATCCTATTCGGTTTAAACCTTATCTTTCTACGTCAACTTTTCTACTCTTTAATTTATTGCGGGTGTGTGCCCCCTGAAACTTAGTGTTCTCATCACTCACTACAGTGTCACTTAACCTTGATCAGTTCAAACTTTG
This genomic interval carries:
- the LOC133676938 gene encoding uncharacterized protein LOC133676938, producing the protein MGSGSLLWNLTKKYLTVGVIGLTITDRYASIVPVRGGSMSPTFNPRTNTVLGSLDDRVLIEKFCLAKYKFSHGDVVVFRSPSDHKQKLIKRIIGLPGDWMGTPQNDVVKIPEGHCWVEGDNPASSMDSRSFGPIPLGLVQGRATTIVWPPHRICQVERRIFEDRFSPSA
- the LOC133676940 gene encoding protein yippee-like At3g11230, whose product is MGRLFLVDLEGRSYSCKHCRTPLALKADVISKYFCSRNRRAYLFYNVENVTFGPREDRMMITGKHTVADIYCVVCGSILGWKYIYAYVKAHKYKEGWFVIERCKVLNPAGTPYEAIQEAQVGHQAPNGQETWMAQEAQAGGGIDVDNA